The genomic segment TGCTGACAAGTGCGACATCTTCGTGTCGGCCACCGGCAACAAGAATGTGATCCGTTACGAGCACATGGCCGCCATGAAAGACGAAGCCATTGTTTGCAACATCGGTCACTTCGACAACGAAATCGACGTCGCTTCTCTGGAAAAGTTGCAGTGGGACGAGATCAAGCCCCAGGTCGATCACGTCATCTTCCCCGATGGCAAGAAGATCACCTTGCTGGCCAAAGGCCGTTTGGTGAACCTGGGCTGCGCCACCGGCCACCCCAGCTTCGTGATGTCGTCGTCGTTTGCCAACCAGACCATCGCCCAGATCGAGCTGTTCACCAAGCAAGACCAGTACGAGTCCGGCAAGGTCTATGTGCTGCCCAAGCACCTCGACGAGAAAGTGGCCCGCCTGCACCTGAAGAAAGTTGGCGCGATGCTGTCCGAATTGAGCGAAGAGCAAGCTGCTTACATCGGCGTGTCCAAGAACGGTCCTTACAAGGCCGACACTTACCGTTATTGATGGACTGCCCTGCCCGCGCAGGCGGGTAGGCATGATGTCGATTGTTGCGAGTGGATTCCCGCCTGCGCGGGAATGACTTCTCGCGGATTGACCACGGTGTGGGCTGGCCCGCATCGCTTACCCCCCTTGTTCCATTGATTGTTTGGCTGACCCCACCCCATGCGCATTGATCAACTCCTCGTCGAACGTGGCTTGGCCGCCTCTCGTTCACAAGCCCAGCGACTGATCGCTGGGGGCGTGAAGTGGCAGCAGCCTGACGGCGTTTGGCGCACCGTCGTCAAAAACCGCGACGAGGTGCCCGAGAGCGCAGCCCTGGAGTTGCTCGACGATGCCGAGTCGCGCTACGTCTCTCGCGGCGGCCTCAAGCTCGAAGGCGCTTTGCAGGCCACGGGCGTTCGGGTCGACGGCTTGCGCTGCCTGGACGTGGGTCAAAGCACGGGGGGATTCACCGACTGTTTGCTGCAGCACGGCGCGGCCGAGGTGGTGGGCATTGATGTGGGTCATGCCCAGGTGCATCCGCGCATCATGGGCGACGAGCGTGTGGTCTGCATCGAAGGCGTGAACGCCCGCGAGCTGGAGCCTGGCGACGAGCGCATTCCTGAGGCATTGGAAGGCTTTGACTTGGTGGTGGGCGATGTGTCGTTCATCTCGCTCACTTTGGTCTTGCCGGGAGTGGTGCATTTGCTCAAGCCCACAGGCCAGTTGCTCATGCTGGTCAAGCCCCAGTTTGAGCTGCAACCGGGGCAAGTGGGCAAGGGCGGCATCGTGAAAGACGACACGCATTTCCCCTTCATCGAAAACCGGGTGCGCACGGCACTGACCGAATTGGGCATGAAGGTCACGGCCTGGCTGGACAGCCCGATTGCGGGGGGGGACGGCAACCATGAATTTTTTGTGCAGGCTTGCTGGCCTGACCCTGAGGCGGTGTTGCCTGCTCGCGAGGCCACGCGCATCGCGCACGAGGCCGATCGGGCTGCCAAGGCCTATGCCAAGGCCAACGACGATTGAATTTTGGAAGGTGTTGTGATGTCTGGTTTGAAGTTGCCCATCAGTCTGGAGTTTTTTCCACCCAAAACGCCCGAGGGCGCGGATAAATTACGCGGGGTGCGCGAAAAGCTGTACGCCCTCAAGCCTGAGTTTTGTTCGGTCACTTACGGCGCGGGCGGCTCGACGCAAGAGGGCACATTTTCCACCGTGAGCGCCATCCTGAGCGAAGGCGTAGCGGCCGCTTCTCACTTCTCGTGCATCGGTGCGACCAAGTCTTCGGTGCGCGAAGAGCTGGCCACGCTCAAGGCCATGGGCGTCAAGCGCCTGGTTGCTCTGCGCGGTGACTTGCCCAGTGGCTACGGCGCTGGCGGCGAGTTCCATTACGCCAGCGATTTGGTGGCGTTCATCCGTGCCGAAACCGGTGACGATTTCCACATCGAGGTGGCGGCCTACCCCGAAATCCACCCGCAAGCCAAGTCCCCCGATGCCGACTTGCAGGCCTTTGCCACCAAAGTGAAAGCCGGTGCCAACTCGGCCATCACGCAATACTTCTACAACAGCGATGCGTATTTCCGCTTTGTGGACGATGCCTACAAGCTGGGCGTGGATGTGCCCATCGTGCCGGGCATCATGCCGATCACCAGTTCGTCTCAGTTGCTGCGTTTTTCAGACGCTTGCGGTGCCGAAATTCCGCGCTGGATCAGGCTGCGTCTTCAGGGCTATGGCGATGATGTGGAGTCGATCAAGGCCTTTGGTTTGGATGTGGTCAGTGATTTGTGCCAGCAACTCGTCAATGGCGGCGTGCCAGCCCTCCATTTCTACACGATGAACCAGAGTGCTGCCACGGCAGAAATCTGCCGTCGGTTCTGAAACACACAGAACTCTGGGACCTTTGCGCTGGCATTGATTCAACACAATTTCAGCTGAAATCCGGTGTTGGCTTGCCGCTGTATTTGACCTTGCTCAAACCATGGCGGGTGGTTTGAATTTCCAATGAAGTCGAGCAAAAAGCTCTTCGTTCATAAGGAAACTCAACATGAAAAAACTCACCATCGCTGCAGCCGTGTTGGTTGCTTGCTCCGCGACTGCCGCCATAGCCCAAGCTTCAGGTGAAGGCCCTTGGGTGGTGCGCGCTCGCGCTGTGCACCTGGACATGGCCAACAAAGATGGCACGGGTCTGGGTCTGTCGGTCAACAACAAGACCATCCCGGAAGTGGACGTCAGTTACTTTTTCACCCCGAACATGGCGGCCGAATTGATGCTGACCGTGCCCCAAAAACAAACGGTCTCGATGGGCGGAACATCGATTGGTACCTTCAAGCATTTGCCACCCAGTTTGCTGCTGCAGTACCACTTTACTGGATTGAATGGTTACAAGCCCTATGTCGGAGCGGGCGTGAACTACACCCGCATCACCCGGGTCAATTTGCTCGGCGGAGGGGCTGACCTAGAAGACGACAGCTGGGGTGGTGCGCTGCAGGTTGGCATGGATTTACCTTTGGATAAAAACTGGTCCTTGAACTTCGATGTCAAAAAGCTTTATATCCGCTCCAATGTCTTTGTCGGCGGCGTCAATCAGGGCACTTTGAAGCTGGACCCTGTCTTGGTGGGGGTGGGTTTGGGTTACCGCTACTGACGGGGTTGAGTCAAGTCAAACGCCCTGCAGTGCAGGGCGTTTTCAAGGCGGGCCTCACGCTGAGTTTCAGCGTTCATCGAAACTGATCACCACGCGCTCGCTGGTTGGGCGGGCTTGGCAAGACAGGACGAAACCTTGTTCCACTTCGGGTTTTTCGAGGGTGAAGTTTTTCTCCATCTCGGTCGTGCCTTCCATCACCTTGCAGCGGCAGGTGCAGCAAACTCCGGCTTTGCAAGAGTAGGGCAGGTCCAGACCCAGTGACAAGGCGATGTCGAGGATCTTTTCGTTGCGGTTCATCGGCATGTTGTACGGCTTGCCGTCCAGCACCACGGTGAGTTGCACTTCGCCTTGCGCACGTGTGGCGGGGTGACCCAGCACGGCTTTGGCGCGGGCGTCGGGGGGCAGCGCATCGAGTGTGGGCGAGCTGAAGCGTTCTGTGCGGATGCGTTCGGCTTTCACGCCGGCGGTCAGCAGCGCTTGCTCCGTGGCTTCGATCATGGCCTCGGGGCCGCACACGAACACCTCGTCCATGCTGCCCACGGGCAGGAAGGCGTCGATGATGGCCTGCACTTTCGCGCCGTCAATGCGACCTTCGAGCAAGGGCACTTCCTGCGCTTGGCGCGAGAGGATATGGATCAGCGTGAGCCGGTCCGGGTAGCGGTCTTTCAGGTCTTGCAGCGCTTCGTTGAACATCACGCTGTCCATGCGGCGGTTGCCGTAGACCAGGGTGAATTTGCTCTCGGGCTGGTCTTCCAGGGTGCTGGCCAAAATGGACAGGATGGGCGTGATGCCCGAGCCTGCGGCAAAGCCCACGCGGTGGATGGCGCGGGGGCGCTGCACCACAAAGCGGCCATCGGGCGGCATCACGCGCAGTGTGTCGCCCGCCTTGAGTTGGGTGGCGGCCCAGTTGGAGAACACCCCACCTTCCACGGGTCGGATGCCCACCTCGAGAACGCCTTGCTTTTGCAGTTGGCTGTGTGCCGAGCTGATGGAGTAGCTGCGGCGCACGTCGGTGCCATCGATGTCGGCACGCAAGGTCAGGAACTGGCCAGGCTGGAAGTCGAAGCTGCTGCGCAGATCGGCAGGCACGTTCAGCGTGATCGCCACAGCACCGGCTGCTTCTGGGCTGATGCGTGCGATGGGGAGGTCATGAAATCGGGGGGCTGCGGACATGGCTTGAGGCTCTGGGACTGGGTGGCGCGAGGCGACTCAGTAGGGTTTGAAGTAATCAAAGGGCTCCATGCAGGCCAGGCACCGGTAAAGGGCCTTGCAGGCGGTCGAGCCGAAATGGGAGGTTTCGGTGGTGTTGGCCGAGCCGCATTGCGGGCAGTTCACCACCTCGGGCTTGGCCCCGCGCGCCGCAAACTGCACCACGCTGGCTGCCCCTGTGGTGGGGCTTGCGCAGGCGTGCGGCGGGGCAATGCCGTAAGCGCGCAGCTTGTCTTTGGCCGCTTCGCTCATCCAGTCGGTGGTCCAGGCCGGCGCCAGTTGGGTGACCACACGGCCTTGCAGGCCGTTGGCCAACAACAGGGCTTTCACATCGTCTTCGATCTGGCCCATGGCAGGGCAGCCGCTGTAAGTGGGCGTGATGACCACGTCCAGTCCCGTTTCTCCTGCGCGCACGTCGCGCAAAATGCCCAGCTCGCGCAAGCTGACCACCGGAATTTCCGGGTCGGTCAAGCTGTCGAGCAGATGCCAGGCGCGGGCCACATCGGTGGCGCTGGGCTGCGAAGTGAGGGCGGACATGGCTTGGCGTTACCAGGTGGCTTGCGGGTGGGCGCGGGCCAAGCTTTGCATTTCAGCCAAGACGAAACCCAGGTGTTCGGAGTGGATGCCTTGTTTGCCTGTGGGCACAAAGCCGCCATCGACCGGGCGCTGGAGGGTGGCCTCGCGCAGTGCCTCGTCCACGATCTGGTTCCAGTCGGTTTGCAATGCCGCCATGTCGATCCCCGTGCCGTTGGCCAGCGCGGCGGTTTCATGGGGGCTGCTGGCCCAAAATTCCTGGGTGTAGGGCAGCAACTGGTCCAGCGCCGCTTGCGCTTTGGCGTGGGACTCGTCGGTGCCATCACCCAGACGCACCAACCAGTCGCGCGAATGGCGCAGGTGGTAGCGCACTTCCTTGAGCGACTTGGCGGCAATCGCGGCCAACTGAGCGTCTTGGGAGTTTTGCAGCTGGTCCCAGACCAACACCATCAGGCTGCTGTACAAGAAGTTGCGCGCCATGGTCATGGCGAAATCACGATCGCCTTGGGCGGTGGCCGACATCAAAGGCAGGTGCGGCAATTCGCACAGGGTGTAGTTTTTGAAGTCGGGCACGTCGCGGAAATACGCCAGCGTGTCTTCGGTGGCGTCGCCGCCTTGCAGCTCGGCCGCGTGTTGGTAAAGCATGCGGGCCTGGCCCACCAGGTCCAGGCTGTTGTTGGACAACGCGATGTCTTCTTCGAGGATGGGGCCGTGTCCACACCATTCGGCGTTGCGCTGACCGAGGATCAGCGCGTTGTCGGCCAAGTGCAGCAGGTAATCGATGGGGGCGTTCATGGGGACACTCATGGTTGTGCTCACATGTGTCCCACTTCTTCAGGGATCTCGTAGAAGGTGGGATGGCGGTACACCTTGTCGCTGGCCGGGTCGAAAAATTCAGGCTTGTCGTTGGGCTCGCTGGCCGAGATGCTGGCCGAAGGCACCACCCAGATGCTCACGCCTTCTTGGCGGCGGGTGTAGACGTCCCGGGCCATTTGCAAAGCGTGTTCCGAATCCGAGGCGTGCAAGCTGCCGCAATGCTTGTGCTCCAGACCCTGCTTGGAGCGGACGAAAACCTCCCACAGAGGCCATTCTTTCAGCGCCGGTGTGCTCATGCTGCTTCCTTCATCTGACGTTGCTGTTGTTTCTTGGCGTGGGCCAGGGCCGCTTCGCGCACCCAAGCGCCGTCGTTCCAGGCCTTGACGCGGGCACCCAGGCGCTCCTTGTTGCAGGGGCCGTTGCCGTTCACGGTGGCCCAGAACTCGTCCCAGTCAATCTGGCCGTAGTCGTGCTGACCCCGCGCTTCGTTCCATTTCAGGTCCGGGTCTGGCAGGGTCACGCCCAGCACCTTGGCTTGGGGGACGGTGGCATCCACGAATTTTTGGCGCAGGTCGTCGTTGCTGATGCGCTTGATGCCCCAGCGCATGCCTTGCGCGCTGTTGGGGCTGTCGGCGTCAGGCGGACCGAACATGGCCAAGCATTTCCACCACCAGCGGTTCACCGCGTCTTGCACCATGGCTTTTTGTTCGGCGGTGCCTTGCATCATCACCAGGAGGGCTTCGTAGCCTTGGCGCTGGTGGAAGGATTCCTCCTTGCACACACGCACCATGGCGCGGGCGTAGGGGCCGTATGAGCAGCGGCAAAGGGGCACCTGGTTCATGATGGCTGCGCCATCGACCAGCCAGCCGACCACGCCCACATCGGCCCAGTTGAGCGTGGGGTAGTTGAAGATGGAGCTGTATTTCGCCTTGCCGGTGTGCAGCGCGTCCAGCATTTGGTCGCGGCTGGTGCCCAGCGTTTCGGCGGCGCTGTACAGGTACAGGCCGTGGCCGGCTTCGTCTTGCACTTTGGCGATCAAAATCGTTTTGCGCTTCAGGCTGGGGGCGCGGCTGATCCAGTTGCCTTCAGGCAACATGCCCACGATTTCGCTGTGCGCGTGCTGGCTGATCTGGCGCACCAAGGTTTTGCGGTAGGCCTCGGGCATCCACTCGCGCGGCTCGATGCGGCCATCGGCATCGATGCGGGCGTCAAACGCGGCTTGCAGTGCGGCGTTTTGTGCGCTCAGGGCTTGGGGGACGGCCTTCAGACCGGCCGACTTGGCGTCATCGGATGCGTCCGGGACGCTGAAAGATTGCGTGTACATAGGCTTCTCCTGCGCCAAACAGGATGGAATGATCGCGGCGCGGGTGCCAGTATACCCATTAACCGACCGTGCGGTCGGTTAATCTCAGCCCCCTGCGCTCAGGTCTTTCCCTGATCCCTGTGTTTTTCACAGGAAACGCCGGCTTCAGCACGCCCATGTCCAAGACCATTCAGGAGGATTCAACGGCCCAGTTTTTCCCCGATCCCCGCGCCAAGGCGGGGCCGACGACATCCAGCGCCTGGCGGATCTGGTCTTTCAGGGTGAAGGGCGGGTTGATGACGAACATGCCGCTGGCCACCAAGCCGCCTTCGTCACCTGGGCCACGACCGATCGCCAGCGTGGCGTTGAGCCAGGGCTTTTGGGACTGGTTGGCCAAGGTGCGCAAGCGTTTGGGCAGGTCGTGCGCCTCAGGGCGCGGGATGATCGGGTACCAGACCAGGTAGGTGCCCGTCGAAAAGCGCTTGAGGTATTCTTGGATGACGTTGGCGACTTTGCTGTAATCCGACTTGATCTCGTAGCTGGGATCGATCAAAACCATGGCCCTCTTGGAGCCGGTGGCCGAGGGCGGTGGGGGGAGCAGCTTTTTGAGGGCCTCAAAGCCGTCTTCGCGGCTGACGGTGACCGTGCGTCCGGCTTCGAGCTGGGCGATGTTGGACATCAGCGCTTTGCTGTCGGTGGGGTGCAACTCGAACAAGCGCAAGCGGTCGCGCGATTCGTGGCGCATCAGGCGGTGCATCAAAAAGGGTGAGCCCGGGTAGATTTTGGCCTGACCGTTGGGGTTGAAGCTGGCGATCTGTTCCAGATAGTCCTGCACGGGCTCGGGCAGGTTGTCCAGCTTTTCGGCAGCGCCCAGCAGTTTGAACAGGCCATCCTCGGCTTCGGCCCCTTTTTGAGAGTAATCGCCATCCAGGCGGTACAAGCCGGCCCCGGCATGGGTGTCAATCAGGGTGATGCCGGCCTCTTTTTGCATGAGGTGGCGCAGGGTGGCGAGCAAGGTGATGTGTTTGAGCACATCGGCATGGTTGCCTGCGTGGAAAGCGTGTCGGTAACTGAACATCCGTCGATGGTAACCAATAACTTCTGCATGTCCTTGATTTTTCGTATAATGGCAGGCTTCGCAGCGATTTTGTGGCCCCGCGGCGAAGACGCCCATACCCGAAAAGGTACAAGCAAGCTCCCACCTAAGAGGTTCCCAACAGAGGAACACCGACCGTGGAAAAGGGCCCGACAAACCTTTCTTCAAAGAGAAAACTCATGACAACAACTTTCAGCGCCAAACCCGCTGAGGTCGTGCACGAGTGGTTTGTGATTGACGCGACCGACAAGGTCCTCGGACGAGTAGCCAGCGAAGTTGCTCTCCGTTTGCGCGGCAAACACAAGGCCATTTACACGCCTCACGTCGACACCGGTGACTTCATCGTCATCATCAATGCTGCCCAGCTCAAAGTGACGGGCACCAAGACCATCGACAAAGTGTATTACCGTCACTCGGGCTATCCCGGCGGTATCACTGCAACCAACTTCCGCGACATGCAAGCCAAGCACCCCGGCCGCGCACTCGAGAAGGCTGTCAAGGGCATGCTGCCCAAGGGCCCACTCGGTTACGCCATGATCAAGAAACTCAAGGTGTATGGCGGCGCAGAGCACCCACACACCGCCCAACAGCCTAAAGTGCTGGACATCTAAGGAGCCTTGAGATGATTGGTGAATGGAACAATGGCACAGGCCGTCGCAAATCCAGCGTCGCCCGCGTGTTTCTGAAAAAAGGCACTGGCAAGATCACGGTCAACGGCAAGGACATCCAAGCCTACTTCGGCCGCGAGACTTCGATCATGATCGCCAAGCAACCCCTCATGTTGACCAACCATGCCGAAACTTTCGACATCATGATCAACGTGCACGGCGGTGGCGAATCCGGTCAAGCCGGCGCATCGCGCCACGGCATCACCCGCGCCCTGATTGACTACGATGCTTCGCTCAAGCCTATGCTGAGCCAAGCTGGTTTCGTCACCCGCGACGCCCGTGAAGTCGAACGTAAAAAGGTTGGCTTGCACTCCGCTCGTCGCCGCAAGCAGTTCTCCAAGCGTTAATCCGCTTCGCCTGTTTGGTCAAAAAGCCGCTTCGGTTCGCCGCAGCGGCTTTTTGTTTGGGCGCTTAAGGTTTGAAAAGCCCATGAGCCCAGTAGCGTTACTGGGCAGGCTTGGCGGTAATTCCCGACCAGCGCGCTATACTATTTGGCATTGAACCGGAGAAACACCATGAGCGCTGTTGCTGAAAATATCCAGACCGAAATGCCTGAACCGATTGTCTTCACCGACAGCGCGGCCGCCAAGGTGGCCGACCTGATTGCCGAAGAGGGCAATCCTGAACTGAAGCTGCGCGTGTTTGTCCAAGGTGGTGGCTGCTCAGGCTTCCAGTACGGCTTCACCTTCGATGAAATCACCAACGAAGACGACACCACCATGAGCAAAAATGGCGTGTCCTTGCTCATCGACGCCATGAGCTACCAGTACCTCATTGGTGCAGAGATCGACTACAAGGAAGATTTGCAGGGTGCCCAGTTCGTCATCAAGAACCCGAATGCCACCTCCACCTGTGGTTGCGGCTCGTCTTTCTCGACCTGATGGGCGATATTGGTCAGCTGGGCTGACCTTGAATCAACGGGGGTAGATCGCCCCCAGCACACGGGCGCCTTGGGCGCCCGTGACGCTTGGCAGACTTGACGTTTCGCGTCGCACAGTTTTGAAGGCCAGCCAGGCAAAGGCGGCGGCCTCCACTTGCAAAGGGGGCAAGCCCCTCTGCTCACTGTTGATCACCTGCACAGCTGGCAAATGGTGGGCCAAGCGACGCATCAAATGGCTGTTCAAGGCGCCACCTCCACACACAATCAGCGTCTGTGCGTCGGCCGCATGGTCCACAACATCCTTGGCGCAAGCCAGTGCCGTGAATTCGGTCAGTGTGGCCTGAACGTCTTGAGCAGCCAGCAACGCCTTGGGCAAGCGTGCCTGCAACCAAGTCGGGTTGAACAGGTCACGCCCTGTACTTTTTGGGGGGGCCCGGTGCAAAAAGCCCTCGTTCATCAAGTCTTCCAACAATCCTGGCAAAACACGGCCCTCGGCTGCCCAGGCACCACCGCGGTCAAATGCGGCCCCTGTGTGCGTGGCGCACCAATGGTCCATGAGCGCGTTGCCCGGCCCGCAGTCCCAGCCGAGGACGTCACCCCTTGGCCGAAGCACACTGAGGTTGGAGATGCCGCCGATGTTGAGCACGGCCACTGTCGTATCCGTGCGCCCGAAGACGCCTTGGTGAAAAGCGGGTACCAGCGGTGCGCCTTGTCCGCCTGCCGCCAGATCACGGCTGCGAAAGTCGGCGACCACGTCGATGCGGGTCAGCTCAGCGAGCAGGGACGGGTTGATCAGCTGCAGTGTGTAGCCCACAGCCTCAATGCCGCTGGCAGCATTGCCATCGAACTCCAGTGGGCGATGGCGCACGGTTTGCCCATGCGCCCCTACGGCAGCGATGTCCTTGGCCTGCAAGCCGCTTTGTTGCAACAAAGCGTGAACCACTCCGGCGTAGAGGCGGGCAATTTGGTTGCCCGCCAAAGCGCTGCGGTGCAGTTCATCCGGTCCACTCTGATTCAGAGCCAGGAGCTCGGTTTTGAAGGGGCTCTCGAAAGCCAAAAAGGCATGCGCCTGAACTTCCACATGACCCTGTGCGTTGATCTGGGCCAGCACGCCATCGACGCCATCCAAGGATGTGCCGGACATCAGGCCAATGAAATGATCAATCGTTTGCATGGGTGTCAATGGTGCACGGTGGTCCAAGTACCCCTTTGGCGGTCAAAGCGTCTTCAGGGATGGCCAGAAAAAAGGGCCTTGCGGCCCTTGGAGATCACTGTGCGGTCACTTCCCGCATTTGTGCGGCAGCCAAAAGCTGTGTTCTGGCCTGCTCGGCCACCAATTTGAACCGCGCCATGGCAGCGGGGCTCAGCGGCACGCTTTGGGCTTGCTGAATCACTTTTTGTGGGTCAACGTGGGTGCCATTCACGCGAAATTCGAAGTGCAGGTGAGGGCCCGTAGACCACCCTGTAGAACCAACGGCACCAATGGTCTGACCTTTTTGAACGGTCTGTCCCTTGCGCACCTGGATGCGGCTGAGGTGGGCATAAACGGTGGAGTGGTTGTTGCCATGGCGAACAATGACCATGTTGCCATAGCCACCCTGAACGCCTGCGAATTCGACCACACCGTCACCCACAGTCTGAGCAGGAGTGCCCGTTGGGGCTGCGTAATCTACGCCCAAGTGGGCTTTCATGGTTTGAAAGATCGGGTGCAGGCGCATGGCAAAACCACTGGTCTTGCGTGAGAAGGCCACAGGCGACGCCAAGTAGGTTCGGCTCAGGCTTTTGCCGTCCATGCTGTAGTAATTGCCTTTTTGACCTGGTTCCTGATGCCACACGGCTTCATAAGTCTTGTTGCCGTTGTTGAATTCGGCGGTCAATACGCGACCGGTACGCACCGGCTCCCCGTCGGCCTCCAGCACCTCGTAGACGACAGAAAACCGAGCGCCTTTGCGCAAAGTGCGGTGAAAGTCGATCTGGTTGGAAAAAATCTGGGTCAATTGGCTGATGACGGCATCTGGCAAACGGGCCTCGTCTGCAGCGTCATACAGGGAGCTGGACACTGTACCGCCGGTCATGCGCAGGCTGGTGTTCATGGGGGATGTTTCCAGCGCGGCCTGCAGGCCATCGGCCGTGCGTTTGATGGCCAGCCGTTGGAAAAAGGTGTCGGTCTCGTTGTTGAGCCAGCGGACATTGAGCTTGATCAGGCGCTGTTGGCCATCGGCTTCGGCCACCACGGAGCGACCCGCTTGCTTCAGCGCTTGTTTGGCCAAGGGGTTCTTGCGCAAATAAGCGGCAGCCTCCGGGTCAACCAGCCCCAAACGGCGCAGCAAACTCTCAGGCGTGTCAGAGGCGCGCGTGCTGTCTGTGCGCAACAGGCTCAACTGGATCAGGTCGAGCGCTTGGGCTTGCTCTTGCAGTTTGGCGATTTTTACAGGGACGGTGACCGTGACCACAGGCTGTTCGGCGATGTCAGGCCCCAGGTTGGCGATGGCAAAGGCACCGCCGCCGCCAGCCAGCAAAACAGAGGCCAATGTGGCGCTGATGGTTTTGGGGTGACGGGCCAGCCATTGAGCGAAAGCCTGCAACCCATTGACCAATTGGGGATGTTGGCCATCCAGCCAGTTCAACGTGCGCTGAACGACCACGAGCACCGCACCCAGCACGGCGGTGCAAAGGAACAGGAAGCCAACCAACAAAGAGACCAGTCGAGACTGGATGGAAGCGAGAAATTGCATCAATTCAGGGGAGTTTCGCGCCGCCTTTCGTTGAAGCGATAGGAAGGCACGATCTGCAAAGTCAGGCCGCCCCTAAAATGGGCGACTTGAGGATATTGGGCCATTGTACTGGTCTATACCCATTTGACTTTAGAAAAAACCCTTATGAATCAAGCGCCTGTTACAAAATTTCCGGTCACGGACAAGACCCTGAACGCCATGGAGGTCACCTTGCGGGGGAGTGAGGAGCTGATTCCCAAGGAGGACTGGCTGCAAAAACTGGCCAAATCCGAGGCCACAGGGGTGCCTTTGCGCATCAAACTGGGCTTGGACCCGACGGCGCCCGACATCCACATCGGCCACACCGTGGTGCTCAATAAAATGCGCCAGCTGCAGGATCTGGGTCACCAAGTGATCTTTTTGATCGGCGACTTCACCAGCCTGATCGGGGACCCGTCGGGCCGCAACAGCACCCGCCCACCGCTGACGCCCGAGCAGATCAAGGCCAACGCCGAAACTTATTACAAGCAAGCCAGTTTGGTGCTGGACCCCTCTAAAACAGAGATTCGCTACAACAGTGAGTGGTCACTACCATTGGGCTCCATGGGCATGATTCAGCTGGCCGCCAAGTACACCGTGGCGCGCATGATGGAACGCAATGACTTCCATGACCGCTTCAAGGCCGGCACACCGATTTCGGTGCACGAGTTCCTGTACCCGCTCATGCAGGGCTATGACTCGGTCGCGCTCAAGAGTGACTTGGAGCTCGGCGGCACGGACCAGAAGTTCAACCTGTTGATGGGCCGTCACTTGCAGGCCGAATACGGCCAAGAGCCGCAGTGCATCCTGACCATGCCGCTGCTCGAGGGCCTGGACGGGGTGGACAAGATGTCCAAGTCCAAGAACAACTATATTGGCATTGCCGAAGAACCCAACACCATGTTTGCCAAGGTGCTCAGCATTTCGGACACCTTGATGTGGCGCTGGTACACCCTGCTGTCCTTCAAGTCGATGGCCGAGATCGAGGCGCTGAAAAAAGAAGTCGAAGGCGGACGCAACCCCAAGGACGCCAAGGTCATGCTGGCCAAGGAAATTACGGCACGGTTTCACAGCGCAGCCGCTGCCGATGTGGCCGAGC from the Limnohabitans sp. 2KL-27 genome contains:
- a CDS encoding anhydro-N-acetylmuramic acid kinase yields the protein MQTIDHFIGLMSGTSLDGVDGVLAQINAQGHVEVQAHAFLAFESPFKTELLALNQSGPDELHRSALAGNQIARLYAGVVHALLQQSGLQAKDIAAVGAHGQTVRHRPLEFDGNAASGIEAVGYTLQLINPSLLAELTRIDVVADFRSRDLAAGGQGAPLVPAFHQGVFGRTDTTVAVLNIGGISNLSVLRPRGDVLGWDCGPGNALMDHWCATHTGAAFDRGGAWAAEGRVLPGLLEDLMNEGFLHRAPPKSTGRDLFNPTWLQARLPKALLAAQDVQATLTEFTALACAKDVVDHAADAQTLIVCGGGALNSHLMRRLAHHLPAVQVINSEQRGLPPLQVEAAAFAWLAFKTVRRETSSLPSVTGAQGARVLGAIYPR
- a CDS encoding 23S rRNA (adenine(2030)-N(6))-methyltransferase RlmJ — its product is MFSYRHAFHAGNHADVLKHITLLATLRHLMQKEAGITLIDTHAGAGLYRLDGDYSQKGAEAEDGLFKLLGAAEKLDNLPEPVQDYLEQIASFNPNGQAKIYPGSPFLMHRLMRHESRDRLRLFELHPTDSKALMSNIAQLEAGRTVTVSREDGFEALKKLLPPPPSATGSKRAMVLIDPSYEIKSDYSKVANVIQEYLKRFSTGTYLVWYPIIPRPEAHDLPKRLRTLANQSQKPWLNATLAIGRGPGDEGGLVASGMFVINPPFTLKDQIRQALDVVGPALARGSGKNWAVESS
- the rplM gene encoding 50S ribosomal protein L13; translated protein: MTTTFSAKPAEVVHEWFVIDATDKVLGRVASEVALRLRGKHKAIYTPHVDTGDFIVIINAAQLKVTGTKTIDKVYYRHSGYPGGITATNFRDMQAKHPGRALEKAVKGMLPKGPLGYAMIKKLKVYGGAEHPHTAQQPKVLDI
- a CDS encoding M23 family metallopeptidase, whose product is MQFLASIQSRLVSLLVGFLFLCTAVLGAVLVVVQRTLNWLDGQHPQLVNGLQAFAQWLARHPKTISATLASVLLAGGGGAFAIANLGPDIAEQPVVTVTVPVKIAKLQEQAQALDLIQLSLLRTDSTRASDTPESLLRRLGLVDPEAAAYLRKNPLAKQALKQAGRSVVAEADGQQRLIKLNVRWLNNETDTFFQRLAIKRTADGLQAALETSPMNTSLRMTGGTVSSSLYDAADEARLPDAVISQLTQIFSNQIDFHRTLRKGARFSVVYEVLEADGEPVRTGRVLTAEFNNGNKTYEAVWHQEPGQKGNYYSMDGKSLSRTYLASPVAFSRKTSGFAMRLHPIFQTMKAHLGVDYAAPTGTPAQTVGDGVVEFAGVQGGYGNMVIVRHGNNHSTVYAHLSRIQVRKGQTVQKGQTIGAVGSTGWSTGPHLHFEFRVNGTHVDPQKVIQQAQSVPLSPAAMARFKLVAEQARTQLLAAAQMREVTAQ
- the erpA gene encoding iron-sulfur cluster insertion protein ErpA, whose protein sequence is MSAVAENIQTEMPEPIVFTDSAAAKVADLIAEEGNPELKLRVFVQGGGCSGFQYGFTFDEITNEDDTTMSKNGVSLLIDAMSYQYLIGAEIDYKEDLQGAQFVIKNPNATSTCGCGSSFST
- the rpsI gene encoding 30S ribosomal protein S9, yielding MIGEWNNGTGRRKSSVARVFLKKGTGKITVNGKDIQAYFGRETSIMIAKQPLMLTNHAETFDIMINVHGGGESGQAGASRHGITRALIDYDASLKPMLSQAGFVTRDAREVERKKVGLHSARRRKQFSKR
- the tyrS gene encoding tyrosine--tRNA ligase, coding for MNQAPVTKFPVTDKTLNAMEVTLRGSEELIPKEDWLQKLAKSEATGVPLRIKLGLDPTAPDIHIGHTVVLNKMRQLQDLGHQVIFLIGDFTSLIGDPSGRNSTRPPLTPEQIKANAETYYKQASLVLDPSKTEIRYNSEWSLPLGSMGMIQLAAKYTVARMMERNDFHDRFKAGTPISVHEFLYPLMQGYDSVALKSDLELGGTDQKFNLLMGRHLQAEYGQEPQCILTMPLLEGLDGVDKMSKSKNNYIGIAEEPNTMFAKVLSISDTLMWRWYTLLSFKSMAEIEALKKEVEGGRNPKDAKVMLAKEITARFHSAAAADVAEQDFINRSKGGVPDDIPEVSLSGAPMGIGALLKSAGLAPSTTEAGRLIDGGGVRVDSSVVSDKGLKLEAGTYVVQVGKRKFAKVTLA